In Scyliorhinus torazame isolate Kashiwa2021f chromosome 9, sScyTor2.1, whole genome shotgun sequence, a single window of DNA contains:
- the LOC140429797 gene encoding relaxin-3-like, whose translation MKCLVCVLVLNLFLVSFPSSALSQSLRDGETGIKLCGREFIRAVIYTCGGSRWKRLLDNQNDPFQTSADKIYAKEMDSMRNFQRMFGNDRNQEVEPPFAGQVVDEYNNQYDQIPEDFSEYLRQIDGGSNKDREFESSQMLHLPWARSFRKKREASPGMSSKCCTYGCTKKDISILC comes from the exons ATGAAGTGCCTGGTGTGTGTTCTGGTGCTCAACCTGTTCCTCGTCTCCTTCCCCAGTTCTGCCTTATCCCAGTCTTTAAGGGATGGGGAGACGGGGATCAAGCTGTGCGGCCGGGAGTTCATCCGAGCCGTCATCTATACCTGTGGGGGCTCTCGCTGGAAGAGGCTTCTGGACAACCAGAACG ATCCCTTCCAGACCTCCGCTGATAAAATCTACGCCAAGGAGATGGACAGCATGAGGAATTTTCAGAGGATGTTTGGCAATGACAGGAACCAGGAAGTGGAGCCACCTTTTGCAGGGCAAGTGGTCGACGAGTACAACAACCAGTATGATCAGATCCCGGAGGATTTCAGTGAGTACCTCCGCCAGATTGATGGAGGCAGCAATAAGGACCGTGAATTTGAATCGTCACAGATGCTGCATCTACCCTGGGCCAGGAGCTTCAGGAAGAAAAGGGAAGCATCACCAGGAATGTCAAGCAAATGCTGCACTTATGGCTGCACCAAAAAAGATATCAGCATTCTCTGCTGA